CTGAGCAGCGCTCAACGGTAGCGCCGGGCCATGCCCGGCGGGCGCCATCGCATCGAACCGAAACACGCCGGACACGGCCCGGCGCTACCGGATCAGGCGGCGGGTTTCTTCAGTACCGACGACGGCACCAGCCAGCGCGCGGCGTGGATGCCGAGCTCGTACAGCAGGCACATCGGGATCGCCAGCATCAGCTGCGACACCACGTCCGGCGGGGTCAGCACCGCCGCCACCACGAAGATGCCGACGATCGCGTAGCCGCGGCCTTCCTTGAACTGCTGCGGCGTCACCCAGCCCAGCAGCACCAGGATCACCATTGCCACCGGCAGTTCGAAACTGCCGCCGAAGGCGAAGAAGATCGCCAGCACGAAGTCCAGGTAGGCATTCGCATCCGGCGTAATGGCGATCACCTCCGGGCTGAAGGTGGTGAGGAAGTGGAACACCGCCGGCAGCACCAGGAAGTAGGCGAAGGCGCAACCGGTGTAGAACAGCAGCACCGACGACACCAGCAGCGGCACCGCCAGACGCTTTTCACGCGCGTAAAGGCCGGGCGCAACGAACGCCCACAGCTGGTACAGCAGCCACGGCACCGCCACGAACAAGGCAACGAAGAAGGTCAGCTTCAGCGGCGCGAAGAACGCGCCGGCCGGATTGGTGGCGATCATCGTCTGCCCGTTGGGCAGCTGCGACACCAGTGGTTCGGCCAGTGCGTTGTACAGCTTCTGGGTGAACGGCAGCAGCGCCAGGAGCACCACGCCCAGGCCCAGCAAGGCGCGCACCAGGCGACCGCGCAGCTCCACCAGGTGTTCGACCAGCGAGCTCTCGCCGAAATCCTGCTCACTCATGGCTGGCGCTCCGTGCTCTGCACCGGCGGCGGCGTACCGGCTTCAGCGGGCGCGGCCGAAACCGGCTCGGCGGCACCACCGTCCTGCGTCGGTTCAACCGCATCGGGCGCGGCACTCATGTGCGGCGGAAGATCCGCAGGCGCTGGTGCACGGACTTCCTGCACCAGATCATCGCCCTGCCGCTGCGCCTGCTGGGCTTCGCGACGGATCGCTTCGCCACTGGCGCGCAGCTGGTTCTCGGTGTCCTGCATGCCCTGGCGCACGTCCTGCATCTGCCGCTTGATCTCCTCGGCCTGCAGCTCGCGTTCCAGTTCCTGTTTCACCGAATCCCACTGATTGCGGGCACGACGCACCCACAGGCCGGCGAAGCGGGCCGCCTTGGGCAGGCGCTCGGGACCGAGCACCACCAGGGCGACCACTGCAATCACCAGCAGTTCGCTGAAGCCGATATCGAACACCGCAACCGCTCCGGATCAACGTGCGTTGCGGTCGTGCTCGTCCTGCGCGGTGCGCGAGGCGTCCTGGCTGCGCGACTCATCACCCAGCTGCGCGTTCGGCTTGTCGTCGTCGCGCATGCCCTTCTTGAATTCCTTGACCGCCGAGCCGAGGTCCTTGGCGCCACTGGTCAGGCGCTTGGTGCCGAACACCAGCAGGACGATGGCCAGCACGACCAACCAATGCCAGATGCTGAAACTGCCCATAAAGACGCTCGTTACGTTAGTGATCAGGCTGTCGAGCATAGCGCACCGGCTGTCAGCCGGCGCGCGTGACGAAAGTCAGTTTCCGCCCAGCGTTTCCGTGCGGATCTCGCCGTCGTTCACCGGCTGGAAGCCCTGCTGCTGCGGCGGCGGGTTCTGCGGCACGTTCTGCAACGGGGCGGTGGTGGCTTCGGCCGGAGCAGCCGGCGCTGCCTGAACAGGCGCCGGGGCGACCGCCGGCGCCGCTGCCGGACGCGGCGCACTGCCGCCGTTGCCGTTGCGGTTGTTGCGGGCGGCGTAGGTGGCCTCTTCCAGGCGATCGCGGAAGGCGACCACGTCCATCGACGGCGAACCGGCGGCGCGGCCTTCGAAGATCATCCGCGGCGTGGTGTTGCTGCCGTAGGCGTCGAGGTTGGCGGCGTCGTCGATCTGCAGCACCGCACCGTCCAGGGCCACCCCGGCGAACAGGCCGCGGGCACGCGACCACGACCAGATCTCAGCCTTCAGCTGGCCATCGGTGGCGGCCGCAGCATTGCGGCCAACCGGTCCGGCGGCGACGCCGGCATCGGCGCCCAGCGTGAACTTGCCGTTGACCAGGTTGTCCAGGCTGCGATCGTTGCGGAATACCAGCACCACGTCGGAAGACTGCACACCGGCCTGGAAGCCGATGCTGCCGCCCGTGAGCTTCACGAACACCGGGTTGGACCAGGCGCCGTTGGCCATGCGCACCGACATCAGGCCATGGCCGCGGCGACCGCCGATGACCAGACCGGCCTTGATCGTGTCGGGAATGACGATGACCGCGCGGCCTTCGTCGAGCAATTTGTCCGGAATGCCCTGTTCAGGGATTTCCTGGATTTCAGCCAGCACACGCACGGCGTTGCGCGCACGCTGGTCTTCCTGCGGCCCGGCCATGGCCTGGCTGGACAGCAGACTGGCGGCGATCAGCAGGGCTTGGATCGGGCGACGCATGGCAGGCTCCAGAAGTCAGTCCATAGGAAGATATAGCAAGTGACTGAAATTAGTAGTGTTGTCATGAATATCCTATGAGCGTTCCCTGCTCATATAGGCGCGCGCTATGCGTCCAATCCGAACCCTGCATCCCGGTGCCACGCCGGATCGGCGACAATAGCGACCATGCTCGACGCTCCCGATACCGCCGTGCTGGCGGTCAACCTAGGCACGCCCCAGACGCCGACGGCCCCCGCCGTTCGCCGTTACCTGGCTGAATTCCTGTCCGACCCCCGCGTGGTCTCGATCCCGGCGCTGCTGTGGCAGCCGCTGCTGCGTGGATTGATCCTGCCGCTGCGCAGTAGCCGTTCGGCGGCCAAGTACGCGCAGGTCTGGCTGCCCGACGGCTCACCACTGATGGTGCATACGCGCCAGCTGGCGCAGGCCATGCAGGCCCTGCTGCCGACCCTGACGGTGCGCCACGCGATGCGTTACGGCGAACCGGCGCTGGCCGGCGAGCTCGACCGTCTGGCCGCCGACGGCGCTCGCCGCATCGTCGTGCTGCCGCTGTACCCGCAGTACTCCACCACCACCACCGCCTCGGTCGAAGACCGGGTCGATGCGTGGCAGCGCCGCAACCCGGGCGTGACCGTCAGCCTGGTGCGCGACTACTCGGTCGATCCGGGCTGGGTCGAGGCCGTGGCCGGCTCGATCCGGCGCTACTGGGAGCAGCACGGTCGTGGCCAGAAACTGATGTTCTCCTTCCATGGCATCCCGCAGCGCCTGGCCGATGGTGGCGATCCGTATCCGCAGCGCTGCGAGGCCAGTGCGCAGGCCATCGCCAGCGCGCTGGGCCTGGGCAGCGACGAGTGGCAGATGGGCTACCAGTCGCGGTTCGGCCGCGAGCGCTGGCTGCAGCCGTATGCGGAGCCAAGCCTGTGGGCGCTGGCCGAGTCCGGTGTGAAGCAGATCGACGTGGTCTGCCCGGGCTTTGCCACTGACTGCCTGGAGACGCTGGAAGAAGTGGCGCTGGGCTTCACCGAGACGCTGGCCGAGCGCGGCGCGAAAATGCGCTACATCCCGTGTCTCAACGCCGAACCGGAACATGCGCGCGCACTGGCACGGCTGGCCGTGGCCTCGCTGGCATGAGCCTGCAGCCATTTGAACTCGAGGTCGGTGGCGCGCGCGTCGCCGGCCTGCGCAACCATGGCGACGGCCCACGCGTGCTGGCCCTGCATGGCTGGCTCGACAATGCCGCCAGCTTCGTACCACTGGCCCCGCACCTGGCCACGCTGCAGCTGGTGGCCATCGACCTGCCCGGCCACGGCCACAGCGCGCATCTGCCGGCCGGTGCCAGCTACACCACGGCCGCCGCGATCTGCCACGTACTCGACGTGGCCGATGCGCTGGGCTGGGACCATTTCAGCCTGCTCGGCCATTCGATGGGCGCCGGCATCGCCAGCCTTACCGCCTCGGTCAGTGATCGGGTGGAGCGCCTGGTGGCGATCGAAGCGCTCGGCGGCCTGCGCGGTCCCGAGGAAGAAACAGCCAACCGCCTGCGCGAGCACGTCAATGCCACGCGTGGGCTGGGGCGCAAGCAGCTGCGCGTGTTCCCCGACCTGGCCGCGCCGATCCGCGCGCGGATGATGACCAACCAGCTCAGCGAGCGCTGTGCACGCCTGCTGGTCGAACGCGGCGTGGAGCCGGTCGAGGGTGGCTATCGCTGGTGCAGCGATCCGCGCCTGATGCTGCCGACCGCGATCCGCCTCAGCGAAGGGCAGATCGACAACCTGCTGCAGGCCATCGCCTGCCCGACGCAGGTGATCTATGCCACACCGGCACAGTCGTACTATCCCGAACCGATGCGCAGTGATCGCCTGCAGCACCTGCGTGATGGGCGGCTGGCGGTGTTTCCCGGCAACCATCACCTGCACATGGAAGACCCGGCGCAGGTCGCCGCAGTGATCCTGCACTTCTTCAGCACCGACAACGCGGGCTGAGTCACGGCGTCCGCGCACTTCACTCTGCGCACTTCCGGCCGATAGATCAGTTGCGGGCCGCTGTGCCCGCAGCACGCGGGCCCGGTCGGGCCTGCGGCGTGTGTCTGGTTCTGCAAGGAAGTCCGCATGCCCGCTCCATTGCACCGTTACCCACAGGATGGGGTCACGGCGCCCCGTCTGCGCGTCGCTGACCGCGTCGCATTCCCCGAATCCCCGGTTCCCGTTCTGGCGACGCATTCGTGCGGGCGTCGCGGCGTGGCCGTTGTCGTTTGCTGATCCAGGAGTCGCCGATGTCCGTTGCATCCTCCCGCCCCCCCGATAGTGCTCGCCTGCCGCATCTGCAGCAGCTTGCCCACCGCGCCGATCGTCGCCTGCTGATCGGCAGCACAGCATTGGCCGTCACCGGCCTGGCACTGGCCTTGCGCGGTGGTCCGCAGCTGCCGGGCGCCTGGACCACTGCGGCTGCACTGCTGCCTGCGCTGTGGCTGGCCGGTCCGCAGGCCGGCAAGCGCTTCGCCCGCAATGCCCTGGCGGTGCTGCTGTCGCTGCAGCTGGCCCTGCTGTGCGCGATCGTCGGGCTGTCGCCCGCGTTGCCTGTCGCGCTGCTGCTGAGTGTTCTGTTGAGCCATCGTGATCGCGTGCCGGTCTGGCTGGCCGGTGGCGTCGGCACCCTCGCGCTGCTTGCACCGCTGCTTGAAGGCGCGGCCGTGTGGCCAACGCTGCTGCAGGCAGGGTTGTTCGTCGGCCTGACCCTGTTCCTCGGCCAGGTCGCGCTGCGCCTGCGCCAGCAGACCGAAGCGCTGGGCCACGGCCCGCGCCGCCTCGCCGCGCTGGCACGCGACATTGCCACCGGCGCGGATCTTGCGGCACATGCCGACACGCGCGCCTACGCACCGGGTTCGCTGGCCCATGCACTGGCCGACACCGCGCGCCATGTACAGGCCCAGCGCGGTCGTGAGGCCGCCTCGCATGCGGAGAACGCGCAGATCCGCCAGGCGCTGGATGCTTCGCGCACCGCAATGATGATCGCAGACAACGACCACGTGATCCGCTATGTGAACCGCTCGGTGGTGGCCCTGCTACGCAACCAGCAGGCGACGCTGCGCCAGGCCTTCCCTGACTTCGATGCCGAACGCCTGGTGGGCAGCAGCATCCATCGCTTCCACGCCAACCCGGACCGCATCCGCGCCATCCTCAACGGCCTGCAGGTCACGCACAACGGCAAGGTGCAGATCGGCCCGGTGCACTTCGCCCAGGTGGTCACGCCGGTGTTCGACGCGCAGGGCCTGCGCCTGGGCTTCGCCGTGGAGTGGCATGACCGCACCCAAGAACTCACGCTGGAGAACGCCGTCGCCGGCATCGTTGCGGCCGCTGCCGCCGGTGACCTCGACCAGCGCCTGCAGGCCACCGAAGGGGCGAGCTTCCTCGATGGCCTGACCGGTGGCATCAACCAGCTGCTGGATACGCTGGGCCGCACCATCGACGAA
This genomic interval from Stenotrophomonas sp. 57 contains the following:
- the tatC gene encoding twin-arginine translocase subunit TatC, yielding MSEQDFGESSLVEHLVELRGRLVRALLGLGVVLLALLPFTQKLYNALAEPLVSQLPNGQTMIATNPAGAFFAPLKLTFFVALFVAVPWLLYQLWAFVAPGLYAREKRLAVPLLVSSVLLFYTGCAFAYFLVLPAVFHFLTTFSPEVIAITPDANAYLDFVLAIFFAFGGSFELPVAMVILVLLGWVTPQQFKEGRGYAIVGIFVVAAVLTPPDVVSQLMLAIPMCLLYELGIHAARWLVPSSVLKKPAA
- the tatB gene encoding Sec-independent protein translocase protein TatB: MFDIGFSELLVIAVVALVVLGPERLPKAARFAGLWVRRARNQWDSVKQELERELQAEEIKRQMQDVRQGMQDTENQLRASGEAIRREAQQAQRQGDDLVQEVRAPAPADLPPHMSAAPDAVEPTQDGGAAEPVSAAPAEAGTPPPVQSTERQP
- the tatA gene encoding Sec-independent protein translocase subunit TatA — translated: MGSFSIWHWLVVLAIVLLVFGTKRLTSGAKDLGSAVKEFKKGMRDDDKPNAQLGDESRSQDASRTAQDEHDRNAR
- a CDS encoding YSC84-related protein encodes the protein MRRPIQALLIAASLLSSQAMAGPQEDQRARNAVRVLAEIQEIPEQGIPDKLLDEGRAVIVIPDTIKAGLVIGGRRGHGLMSVRMANGAWSNPVFVKLTGGSIGFQAGVQSSDVVLVFRNDRSLDNLVNGKFTLGADAGVAAGPVGRNAAAATDGQLKAEIWSWSRARGLFAGVALDGAVLQIDDAANLDAYGSNTTPRMIFEGRAAGSPSMDVVAFRDRLEEATYAARNNRNGNGGSAPRPAAAPAVAPAPVQAAPAAPAEATTAPLQNVPQNPPPQQQGFQPVNDGEIRTETLGGN
- the hemH gene encoding ferrochelatase, with translation MLDAPDTAVLAVNLGTPQTPTAPAVRRYLAEFLSDPRVVSIPALLWQPLLRGLILPLRSSRSAAKYAQVWLPDGSPLMVHTRQLAQAMQALLPTLTVRHAMRYGEPALAGELDRLAADGARRIVVLPLYPQYSTTTTASVEDRVDAWQRRNPGVTVSLVRDYSVDPGWVEAVAGSIRRYWEQHGRGQKLMFSFHGIPQRLADGGDPYPQRCEASAQAIASALGLGSDEWQMGYQSRFGRERWLQPYAEPSLWALAESGVKQIDVVCPGFATDCLETLEEVALGFTETLAERGAKMRYIPCLNAEPEHARALARLAVASLA
- a CDS encoding alpha/beta hydrolase: MSLQPFELEVGGARVAGLRNHGDGPRVLALHGWLDNAASFVPLAPHLATLQLVAIDLPGHGHSAHLPAGASYTTAAAICHVLDVADALGWDHFSLLGHSMGAGIASLTASVSDRVERLVAIEALGGLRGPEEETANRLREHVNATRGLGRKQLRVFPDLAAPIRARMMTNQLSERCARLLVERGVEPVEGGYRWCSDPRLMLPTAIRLSEGQIDNLLQAIACPTQVIYATPAQSYYPEPMRSDRLQHLRDGRLAVFPGNHHLHMEDPAQVAAVILHFFSTDNAG
- a CDS encoding methyl-accepting chemotaxis protein — encoded protein: MSVASSRPPDSARLPHLQQLAHRADRRLLIGSTALAVTGLALALRGGPQLPGAWTTAAALLPALWLAGPQAGKRFARNALAVLLSLQLALLCAIVGLSPALPVALLLSVLLSHRDRVPVWLAGGVGTLALLAPLLEGAAVWPTLLQAGLFVGLTLFLGQVALRLRQQTEALGHGPRRLAALARDIATGADLAAHADTRAYAPGSLAHALADTARHVQAQRGREAASHAENAQIRQALDASRTAMMIADNDHVIRYVNRSVVALLRNQQATLRQAFPDFDAERLVGSSIHRFHANPDRIRAILNGLQVTHNGKVQIGPVHFAQVVTPVFDAQGLRLGFAVEWHDRTQELTLENAVAGIVAAAAAGDLDQRLQATEGASFLDGLTGGINQLLDTLGRTIDEVRQMLSALASGDLDRRMHGEYHGAFAAIQRDANATAEQLARMVGRIQDCASSISTAASEIAAGNGALSERSERQAAHLQETAASMEELTATVRQNAAHAREASALASSTQDAASDGNLAMQRVVDTMQAIEGASKRIGDITGVIDGIAFQTNILALNAAVEAARAGEQGRGFAVVASEVRVLAQRSAAAAQEIKRLIDEAGRQVGEGAQLVADAGQRMQGIVGGVENVSHLMREISAASQEQSIGIEQINQTVVQMDQATQQNAALVEEATAAARELQSQAGTLDDAVSVFRRQESQGVALVA